One region of Streptomyces rishiriensis genomic DNA includes:
- a CDS encoding LamG-like jellyroll fold domain-containing protein, producing MTRHDTRRRAGVWALLAAAALILPPSGMLPSAAAAEPRTGTSAAAAEQPAVTTHGLKGEYFSMSAPGARDFDRLGGTLLDPQINFSGLTGVFQELTGRTEHTTARWTGRIEAPVTGDYTFHAIGDNGFRLYIDGRAVIDHWVGDWDREQTSAAVRLTAGEQHDFRLELFQDTGGANMYLRWSTPTMSEQIVPMSAFTPPADFEVYPVEMSVAENGRRLRARFEGRVGGLEGIEDHIGVEADTTAMPIRSVTAVPGDPTAVDVDLAEPIQRNQMVRASYDGEGSLTAGGENVPKVIRYADNASTHRLTTEWGDELDEKHPLPEYPRPQQVRTKWWNLNGTWQFGAARAGEEPVFGRNLGEKIVVPFPVESQLSGLERHEDHMFYRRLVDVPKSWKVGKSGRADRLRLNFGAVDYQARVYVNGTKVAEHTGGYNAFSADITDALKGTGPQEIVVAVTDTGGADQPMGKQSTNPGGIFYTQTSGIWQTVWMEPVAPASVDEIVTTPDIDTGTLAVTVNSEDASPAARVEAVARDARGRVVGKVTGPAGQELRLPVAKQHLWSPDDPYLYDLDVTLTDGRSTDRVGSYFGMREVGVEKVGGFDKLVLNGKPIFSLATLDQGFWPDGLYTAPSDEALAFDLEAHKKLGFNAVRKHIKVEPQRWFYHADRLGLLVWQDFVSGNITDTTGRKAFVDQGKEMVRQHHDSPSVIGWIVFNEGWGEWSREETGRIAESVRAADPSRVVNAHSGVNCCNSKGDSGKGDIIDHHDYNNTDPAFPDDGRAAMDGEHGGFVLRTPGHMWPGAPTVIYSGVGTKEELTAKYVENTERFYVEQAGAELSGSVYTQITDLENELNGLYTYDRREIKVDPGPVRKVNRQVIAAGAAAGRAGPLKGGGHWGLDEGTGSTARDAGPGARPLTLREGAGWTPGVSGSALKFDGRQQYAETAGPVLDTSGGYSVSAWVRLDEIPGNYATAVSQDSRATANAFYLQYGHGTFAFSTPGEHRAQVAVSAETGRWYHLVGVRDATSNQIRLYVDGKLAATATGGTALPSTGPLTVGRAHWDGSNVDFWNGAVDEVRAVDRALTAEEVSALYAEVKP from the coding sequence ATGACACGACACGACACCCGCCGCAGAGCCGGAGTGTGGGCGCTGCTCGCCGCGGCGGCCCTGATCCTGCCCCCGAGCGGGATGCTTCCCAGCGCGGCGGCCGCGGAGCCGCGGACCGGCACGTCGGCGGCCGCCGCCGAACAGCCGGCCGTCACGACGCACGGCCTGAAGGGCGAGTACTTCAGCATGTCGGCGCCCGGCGCCCGGGACTTCGACCGGCTCGGCGGCACTCTGCTCGACCCGCAGATCAACTTCTCCGGACTGACCGGCGTCTTCCAGGAGTTGACCGGCAGGACCGAGCACACCACAGCGCGCTGGACCGGCCGGATCGAGGCGCCGGTCACCGGTGACTACACCTTCCACGCCATCGGCGACAACGGCTTCCGTCTCTACATCGACGGCCGGGCCGTCATCGACCACTGGGTGGGCGACTGGGACCGCGAGCAGACCAGCGCCGCCGTCCGGCTGACCGCGGGCGAGCAGCACGACTTCCGCCTGGAGCTGTTCCAGGACACCGGCGGCGCCAACATGTACCTGCGTTGGTCGACGCCGACGATGTCCGAACAGATCGTGCCGATGTCCGCGTTCACCCCACCGGCCGACTTCGAGGTGTACCCGGTCGAGATGTCCGTCGCCGAGAACGGGCGGCGGCTGCGTGCCCGCTTCGAAGGCAGGGTGGGCGGGCTCGAAGGCATCGAGGACCATATCGGGGTCGAGGCCGACACCACCGCCATGCCGATCAGATCGGTGACGGCCGTCCCGGGCGACCCCACCGCCGTCGACGTCGACCTCGCGGAGCCGATCCAGCGGAACCAGATGGTCAGGGCCTCCTACGACGGTGAGGGCTCCCTGACGGCCGGCGGCGAGAACGTGCCGAAGGTCATCCGCTACGCGGACAACGCCTCCACCCACCGGCTCACCACCGAGTGGGGCGACGAACTGGACGAGAAGCATCCGCTGCCCGAGTACCCGCGCCCGCAGCAGGTGCGGACCAAGTGGTGGAATCTCAACGGCACTTGGCAGTTCGGCGCGGCCCGGGCGGGAGAGGAACCGGTCTTCGGCAGGAACCTCGGCGAGAAGATCGTCGTGCCGTTCCCGGTCGAGTCCCAGCTGTCCGGTCTCGAACGGCACGAGGACCACATGTTCTACCGCCGACTCGTCGACGTGCCCAAGAGCTGGAAGGTCGGCAAGAGCGGCCGGGCCGACCGGCTCAGGCTCAACTTCGGCGCCGTCGACTACCAGGCCCGCGTCTACGTCAACGGCACGAAGGTCGCCGAACACACCGGCGGCTACAACGCGTTCAGCGCCGACATCACCGACGCGCTCAAGGGCACCGGCCCGCAGGAGATCGTCGTCGCCGTCACCGACACCGGAGGCGCCGACCAGCCCATGGGCAAGCAGTCCACGAACCCGGGCGGCATCTTCTACACCCAGACCTCCGGCATCTGGCAGACCGTGTGGATGGAGCCCGTCGCGCCCGCCTCGGTCGACGAGATCGTCACGACGCCGGACATCGACACCGGCACCCTCGCGGTGACGGTGAACTCCGAGGACGCCTCCCCCGCCGCCCGGGTCGAGGCCGTCGCCCGCGACGCCCGCGGCAGGGTCGTCGGCAAGGTCACCGGGCCGGCCGGCCAGGAACTGCGTCTGCCGGTGGCGAAGCAGCATCTGTGGAGCCCCGACGACCCCTACCTCTACGACCTCGACGTCACACTCACCGACGGCAGGTCGACCGACAGGGTCGGCAGCTACTTCGGCATGCGCGAGGTCGGCGTCGAGAAGGTGGGCGGCTTCGACAAGCTCGTCCTCAACGGCAAGCCGATCTTCTCCCTCGCCACCCTCGACCAGGGCTTCTGGCCCGACGGCCTGTACACCGCGCCCAGCGACGAAGCCCTGGCCTTCGACCTCGAGGCGCACAAGAAGCTCGGCTTCAACGCCGTCCGCAAGCACATCAAGGTCGAACCGCAGCGCTGGTTCTACCACGCCGACAGGCTCGGCCTGCTGGTCTGGCAGGACTTCGTGTCCGGCAACATCACCGACACCACCGGCCGGAAGGCCTTCGTCGACCAGGGCAAGGAGATGGTGCGTCAGCACCACGACTCGCCCTCCGTCATCGGCTGGATCGTCTTCAACGAGGGCTGGGGCGAGTGGAGCCGCGAGGAGACCGGCCGCATCGCCGAGTCCGTCCGGGCCGCCGACCCGTCCCGTGTCGTCAACGCCCACAGTGGCGTCAACTGCTGTAACTCCAAGGGTGATTCGGGCAAGGGCGACATCATCGACCATCACGACTACAACAACACCGACCCCGCCTTCCCCGATGACGGCCGGGCCGCGATGGACGGCGAGCACGGCGGCTTCGTCCTGCGCACTCCGGGCCACATGTGGCCGGGCGCCCCGACGGTGATCTACAGCGGCGTCGGCACCAAGGAGGAGCTGACCGCCAAGTACGTCGAGAACACCGAGCGGTTCTACGTCGAGCAGGCCGGCGCCGAGCTGTCGGGCTCGGTGTACACGCAGATCACCGACCTGGAGAACGAGCTGAACGGCCTGTACACGTACGACCGCCGTGAGATCAAGGTCGATCCCGGCCCGGTACGGAAGGTGAACCGCCAGGTGATCGCCGCCGGCGCCGCCGCGGGCCGTGCGGGACCGCTCAAGGGCGGCGGACACTGGGGCCTCGACGAGGGCACCGGCTCCACCGCGCGGGACGCGGGCCCCGGCGCCCGGCCACTCACCCTCCGCGAGGGCGCCGGCTGGACCCCCGGTGTCAGCGGCAGCGCCCTGAAGTTCGACGGCCGGCAGCAGTACGCCGAGACCGCCGGACCGGTGCTCGACACCAGCGGCGGCTACTCGGTCTCCGCCTGGGTCCGGCTCGACGAGATCCCCGGCAACTACGCGACCGCCGTCAGCCAGGACTCCCGAGCCACGGCCAACGCGTTCTACCTCCAGTACGGGCACGGCACGTTCGCCTTCAGCACGCCCGGCGAGCACCGCGCCCAGGTGGCCGTCTCCGCGGAGACGGGACGCTGGTACCACCTGGTCGGCGTACGGGACGCCACGAGCAACCAGATCCGGCTGTACGTCGACGGAAAGCTCGCGGCGACGGCCACCGGCGGCACCGCCCTTCCGAGCACCGGTCCGCTGACCGTGGGGCGCGCCCACTGGGACGGCTCGAACGTCGACTTCTGGAACGGCGCGGTCGACGAGGTCCGCGCCGTCGACCGGGCGCTGACCGCCGAGGAGGTGAGCGCCCTGTACGCGGAGGTGAAGCCCTAG
- a CDS encoding class I SAM-dependent methyltransferase — protein MSEASEATRADRALKAKHRAMWALGDYPLVASDVIADLGPELVRESGVRPGSRVLDVAAGSGNAAVPAALVGADVVALDLTPELLEAGRRLAAERGVELEWREGDAEELPFADADFDTVVSCVGVMFAPHHQRAADELVRVCRPGGRIGLVNWTPEGFIGQMFATMRPYAPPPPPGAQPPPLWGDESHVRALLGDRVTGVDARRRMLRINLFAGPEEFREFFKRCYGPTVAVYTAIAGDPEKVTALDTALADLAARHLADGAMEWEYLLVTADRTAD, from the coding sequence ATGTCCGAGGCGAGTGAGGCGACCCGGGCCGACCGGGCCCTGAAAGCGAAGCATCGTGCCATGTGGGCGCTGGGGGACTACCCGCTCGTGGCGTCGGACGTCATCGCTGACCTGGGACCGGAGCTGGTCCGGGAGAGCGGCGTCAGGCCGGGGAGCCGCGTGCTCGACGTCGCGGCCGGCTCGGGGAACGCCGCCGTCCCCGCCGCCCTCGTCGGGGCCGACGTGGTCGCTCTGGACCTGACCCCGGAACTGCTGGAGGCCGGCCGCCGGCTCGCCGCGGAGCGCGGTGTCGAGCTGGAGTGGCGCGAGGGAGACGCCGAGGAACTGCCGTTCGCGGACGCGGACTTCGACACGGTGGTGTCGTGCGTCGGCGTGATGTTCGCCCCGCACCACCAGCGGGCCGCCGACGAACTGGTCCGCGTCTGCCGACCCGGCGGGAGGATCGGCCTCGTCAACTGGACGCCCGAAGGGTTCATCGGGCAGATGTTCGCCACCATGCGCCCGTACGCGCCCCCGCCGCCGCCCGGCGCGCAGCCGCCGCCGCTGTGGGGCGACGAGAGTCATGTGCGCGCTCTGCTCGGCGACAGGGTCACCGGCGTCGACGCCCGTCGCCGGATGCTGCGCATCAACCTGTTCGCCGGCCCGGAGGAGTTCCGGGAGTTCTTCAAACGCTGCTACGGCCCGACCGTCGCGGTCTACACCGCCATCGCCGGTGACCCCGAGAAGGTCACCGCCCTCGACACGGCGCTCGCCGATCTGGCCGCCCGGCATCTCGCGGACGGGGCCATGGAATGGGAGTACCTGCTGGTCACGGCCGACAGGACCGCCGACTAG
- a CDS encoding CARDB domain-containing protein yields MSWRPPGRRPVTGAVVAGLLSTGLLPLAFAAPARAATAAADVNLALGRPATAGGAHAEYPARNLTDGAQASYWEGPAGSFPQWAQVDLGAAREVDRVVLKLPTGWGSRNETLSLLGSSDGAGFSTLAASAVRVFDPAQANTVSVALASPADVRYVRVDVSGNTGWNAAQLSELEVYGEDGGTDPGDPPPAGANLARNKPVEATSTAQTYVAANATDDSVSTYWEAAGHPSDLTVKLGADADVTGVAVKLNPDPVWAARTQTFQVLGRQQSASGFTSLAAAKSYSFSPSSGNTVTVPVSGRWSDVRLHFTANSGAPGGQVAEFQVVGTAAPAPDLTLTTLDWTPAAPSERDAVTVRATVRNAGTGRSAATTVDVSVEGTVAGSAAVPALDPGASATAEVATGTRAAGSYGVSAVVDPRNTVPELDDGNNSRTAANRLVVTQAPGPDLEVRSISTSPANPAVGQAVSFTVAVHNRGISAAPAGSVTRLQAGSATLDGATGQVAPDATVNVAISGTWTATAGGATLTATADATGVVAETNENNNILAKSLVVGRGAAVPYTEYEAEDGRYTGTLLSSDAQRTFGHTNFATESSGRKSVRLTSTGQYVEFTSTNAANSVVVRNSVPDAASGGGADATVSLYADGAFVQKLTLSSKHSWLYGTTDDPEGLTNRPGGDARRLFDESHALLSKSYPPGTVFRLQRDAGDSAAFQVIDLVDLEQVAPAASKPAGCTSITEYGAVPNDGIDDTDAIQRAVTADQNGQISCVWIPAGQWRQEQKILTDDPLNRGQFNQVGIRDVTVRGAGMWHSQLYTLTPPQEAGGINHPHEGNFGFDIDSNTQISDIAIFGSGTIRGGDGNAEGGVGLNGRFGKGTKITNVWIEHANVGVWAGRDYSNIPELWGPGDGLEFSGVRIRDTYADGINFANGTRNSTVYNSSFRNTGDDALAVWASKYVKDTSVDVGHDNHFRNNTVQLPWRANGIAVYGGHGNTIENNVVSDTMNYPGIMLATDHDPLPFSGETLIAGNALYRTGGAFWNEDQEFGAITLFAQGQDIPGVTIRDTEIRDSTYDGIQFKTGGGAMPGVKITNVRIDQSNNGSGILAMSGARGGATLSGVTITGSAQGDVLIEPGSQFTITGTPNGPAGRIDAY; encoded by the coding sequence ATGAGTTGGAGACCACCGGGCCGCCGGCCCGTGACCGGCGCGGTCGTCGCCGGGCTCCTGTCGACCGGCCTGCTGCCGCTGGCCTTCGCCGCCCCGGCCCGGGCGGCGACCGCCGCGGCCGACGTCAACCTCGCCCTCGGCCGTCCCGCCACCGCCGGCGGGGCGCACGCCGAATACCCCGCCCGTAACCTCACCGACGGCGCCCAGGCCTCCTACTGGGAGGGCCCGGCCGGCTCCTTCCCGCAGTGGGCGCAGGTCGATCTCGGCGCGGCCCGGGAAGTGGACCGGGTGGTGCTCAAGCTCCCGACCGGGTGGGGCAGCCGCAACGAGACCCTGTCACTGCTGGGCAGCAGCGACGGTGCCGGCTTCAGCACGCTCGCGGCCTCGGCGGTCCGGGTGTTCGACCCGGCCCAGGCCAATACGGTGTCCGTCGCCCTCGCCTCCCCGGCGGACGTGCGGTACGTCCGCGTCGACGTCTCCGGCAACACCGGGTGGAACGCCGCGCAGCTCTCCGAGCTGGAGGTGTACGGCGAGGACGGCGGCACGGATCCGGGCGATCCGCCGCCGGCCGGCGCCAACCTGGCCCGCAACAAACCGGTCGAGGCCACTTCCACCGCGCAGACCTATGTGGCGGCCAACGCCACCGACGACTCCGTCTCCACCTACTGGGAGGCGGCCGGTCATCCCTCGGACCTCACCGTCAAGCTCGGCGCCGACGCCGACGTGACCGGCGTGGCGGTCAAGCTCAACCCCGACCCGGTGTGGGCGGCCCGCACCCAGACCTTCCAGGTACTCGGCCGGCAGCAGTCCGCGAGCGGCTTCACCTCGCTGGCGGCGGCGAAGTCGTACTCCTTCAGCCCGTCGAGCGGCAACACGGTCACCGTTCCGGTCAGCGGCCGCTGGTCCGACGTACGGCTGCACTTCACCGCCAACTCCGGTGCGCCCGGCGGACAGGTCGCCGAGTTCCAGGTCGTGGGCACCGCCGCACCCGCCCCCGACCTCACGCTCACCACGCTGGACTGGACGCCGGCCGCGCCCAGCGAGCGGGACGCGGTCACCGTCAGGGCCACCGTGCGCAACGCGGGCACCGGGCGCTCCGCCGCCACCACCGTCGACGTCAGTGTGGAGGGCACGGTCGCCGGCAGCGCCGCCGTCCCGGCACTGGACCCCGGCGCCTCGGCCACCGCGGAGGTCGCCACGGGCACCCGTGCGGCGGGCAGTTACGGCGTGTCGGCCGTCGTCGACCCCCGGAACACCGTCCCGGAGCTGGACGACGGCAACAACAGCCGTACGGCGGCGAACAGACTGGTCGTCACCCAGGCGCCGGGGCCGGACCTGGAGGTGCGCTCGATCAGCACCAGTCCGGCCAACCCTGCCGTCGGCCAGGCCGTCTCCTTCACCGTCGCCGTGCACAACCGTGGGATCAGTGCGGCTCCGGCCGGCTCGGTGACGCGGCTCCAGGCCGGCTCGGCCACCCTCGACGGCGCCACCGGCCAGGTGGCCCCCGACGCCACGGTGAACGTGGCGATCAGCGGGACGTGGACGGCCACGGCGGGCGGGGCGACCCTCACCGCGACCGCCGACGCCACCGGCGTCGTCGCCGAGACGAACGAGAACAACAACATCCTCGCCAAGTCCCTGGTGGTGGGACGCGGCGCCGCCGTGCCCTACACCGAGTACGAGGCGGAGGACGGGCGGTACACCGGCACCCTCCTGAGCTCGGACGCCCAGCGGACCTTCGGGCACACCAACTTCGCCACCGAGTCCTCCGGCCGCAAGTCGGTCCGGCTCACCTCGACCGGCCAGTACGTGGAGTTCACCTCCACCAACGCGGCCAACTCGGTCGTGGTGCGCAACTCGGTTCCGGACGCCGCGTCCGGCGGCGGCGCGGACGCCACCGTCAGCCTGTACGCGGACGGCGCCTTCGTGCAGAAGCTGACCCTGTCGTCCAAGCACAGCTGGCTGTACGGCACCACCGACGACCCGGAGGGTCTGACCAACCGGCCCGGCGGTGACGCGCGGCGCCTGTTCGACGAGTCACACGCGCTGCTGTCGAAGAGCTACCCGCCGGGCACCGTGTTCCGCCTCCAGCGCGACGCGGGCGACTCGGCCGCCTTCCAGGTGATCGATCTCGTCGATCTGGAGCAGGTGGCTCCCGCCGCGTCCAAGCCGGCCGGCTGCACCTCGATCACCGAGTACGGCGCCGTACCCAACGACGGAATCGACGACACCGACGCCATCCAGCGGGCGGTCACCGCCGACCAGAACGGCCAGATCTCCTGCGTGTGGATTCCGGCCGGACAGTGGCGTCAGGAGCAGAAGATCCTCACCGACGACCCGCTGAACCGGGGGCAGTTCAACCAGGTGGGCATCCGGGACGTCACCGTCCGCGGCGCGGGCATGTGGCACTCCCAGCTGTACACCCTGACCCCGCCGCAGGAGGCGGGCGGCATCAACCACCCGCACGAGGGCAACTTCGGCTTCGACATCGACTCCAACACCCAGATCTCCGACATCGCCATCTTCGGCTCGGGCACCATCCGCGGCGGCGACGGCAACGCCGAGGGCGGCGTCGGTCTCAACGGGCGCTTCGGCAAGGGTACGAAGATCACCAACGTGTGGATCGAGCATGCCAACGTCGGTGTCTGGGCGGGACGCGACTACTCCAACATCCCCGAGCTGTGGGGCCCCGGCGACGGACTGGAGTTCTCCGGCGTACGCATCCGCGACACCTACGCCGACGGCATCAACTTCGCCAACGGCACCCGCAACTCCACCGTCTACAACTCCTCCTTCCGCAACACCGGCGACGACGCGCTCGCCGTGTGGGCCAGCAAGTACGTGAAGGACACCTCGGTGGACGTCGGCCACGACAACCACTTCCGCAACAACACGGTCCAGCTGCCCTGGCGGGCCAACGGCATCGCGGTGTACGGCGGTCACGGCAACACCATCGAGAACAACGTGGTCTCCGACACCATGAACTACCCGGGCATCATGCTGGCCACCGACCACGACCCGCTGCCCTTCAGCGGTGAGACCCTGATCGCGGGCAACGCCCTGTACCGCACGGGCGGCGCGTTCTGGAACGAGGACCAGGAGTTCGGCGCGATCACCCTGTTCGCTCAGGGCCAGGACATCCCGGGCGTCACCATCCGGGACACCGAGATCCGCGACTCGACGTACGACGGCATCCAGTTCAAGACGGGCGGCGGCGCGATGCCGGGCGTCAAGATCACGAACGTGCGCATCGACCAGTCCAACAACGGCTCCGGCATCCTCGCGATGAGCGGCGCCCGCGGCGGCGCGACCCTGTCCGGCGTGACGATCACCGGCTCGGCCCAGGGTGACGTACTGATCGAACCGGGCTCGCAGTTCACGATCACCGGTACCCCGAACGGACCGGCGGGACGCATCGACGCCTACTGA